cgatattttcttgatgaatgacctttcgcttaAGATAATATTTAGATAACTGGACCCTTCAGGActatatagattataatttattcctaattttttaatatacctactcaagTTTTGAAGGTTAGTTTCGAATCTTAAAGCGTTCTAATTGGCCAagcataaaatgtatttttttatatttgttacgaAATATCATGATATAGTACAtgatctactactactatatccgtaataaatataaaaagaatacGTTTTATGCTTGGCCAATTAAGGATCTGGACCCTCGAAATCTGCTACCTTTCGAAGCTTTCGCGGTCggaactctataattggctaccggcTATCGTACCTGTGGTTAgagctattttttaaaaatttgaagtatgatttttagaaataagtagagttcatattttgtttaatgtttcttttcttAACAAGATATACGATGCCACCTGACTTTAAGTGACTACCGGTACGAACTTGGTTAACCTTAAAACTATGAGAATGTGAATGTTCTGATGAAAAATTCCAATTTCTTTTCAATTTGTTcgttcaaaaattttaaaaccacATACATTCAAAATGGCTGACGTTCAGATTTTAGCGAGATTAACGAATAGCAGTTAATTTACAAAGTAGATTAGTTATTGGTATTAATAAATAtcgggactccaacgtccatcggctctttgggttccaaggtgctggaatggcgatcccgcgccggaaagtgcagtgttggtcgacactccactaggtggaccgagaatatcaagcaggttgcagggagccgctggatgctggcggttcgagaccgtgttgcttggaggttcatgcaagaggcatatgtccagcagtggacgtctatctggctaataaggtaggtaggtattataaatataagacTGATTGACCTACCTGTAATCGTCAATGGCACATAATCACATTCAGGACTTTCACTTGCTGATAGTGTCATTTTGTAAGCTTAAAAGTCCGCACTTGACAAAAACGTATATTTATTTCACATGAAATTGACTGTTATAATTTTAGCGAATACTCTTTGTATCAAGTAATGAAACATGACtaactagtaatttataatgcGTCAGTAAAAAGTTACTATCTTTGTTATTAAGTTCTCTGTACTGCAATATATAAGCGACAACGTTATCGGTTATTTTGCAACCGACAATGCCAACAGCCCAGCCCCAGGATCGAGACGTTGACGAGAATAGTAAACAGTAAAATTGTTTACTCGCTTATCATACGACTTCTTACTACTTGCACAATAGTATCAAACTATACTGGTTTTATACTGTTGTGCAAACTTGGTGTGTACAAATACGTCGAGTTattgtaaaagatttttgatgTTCTTGCACTTCTTCCTCGTTATCGTACTTAGAGTAGAAAATATCATGATTTCATGCGGTCCAAAGTCGGGTTGAACTTTTTACGGCTTAAGCGATTTGCACCAATTAGGACTGTGAGTTATTtagaaaaatctcaaaaacgGAAATTAGTTTTTTCAAGTATTTGCAATTATCAACATGCTTTGTTCTTTAAAGTTATAGGGTCAACCGTATTAATATTAGGGCCTAGTTATCTTGGcctttctcattttataaataCGTACTTTTTATATCTCAGGCCCTAAGTTCAGGTCttatttttcgtaaaaattttcttctaagtaaatttgaatttaatattttgtaagtatctatgttttatattaagaataggtattattttgttaattaatacaatttcTATTATCACATGTAACATGCaattataagaataataaaGATTATGTAAGTGCATGTCAGGCAGttcattcataaaattaatatttttaaaattaatcttatCTTGAAGTTAAGTACCTAATAGTATTGGATTAGCAGATAAGCGTAACATTATACGCGATATTACGGATTAACCAAATATCGCAATAAGTTCttcaaattgtttattaattaagcgtaaaaatattgataattattattttattaactactgGTTGGTATTCCCGCAATGTCATGCAAGGTCCCGAATattccgaaagtaatgatcgcataaGGGAGAGCATATCCTTAATTTATATATCTACATATAGCTTGGgaaattcgttcataacactcctaATGGTCCACGGGGGCCGGGAGgcgggtagcgatgacagataaGCCAACAACTGATGCACCCCACTTCCAGCCTCTGCTTCGCGCgcaagacttcacacacgcgcaACCCTTCCCTCCtcgttgcccgcatatcatacaagtgtcatcaacgatctTGCCAAGCTGTACATAACTGTCACATCTCTATTTCAGAGAAAAACAGAATAAGTCAATATTTCACACCACGGCCTAGGAGAGTCGAACTCATGGATCTACTAACTGAACTacgtaggctaaccactggaccacagGCAGCGCTAAAGTGTACCAAATATACTTTGTGTCGCTCTACTTATCTTTGACCGattccaataaaaatatacctattgttttgtttggattatcaataaataatcattCTCACATCAGGGCGGTGTTCAAATAACAAAACATTGGCCGCGTTTCGTATCGGTTCACATGATTTTAATCGCGCCATCTGATAACGTTTCTGCCAGAAATTACTATCTTCATGTACTCCAGAAGTACGcgtttcacaatatttttttttattctttacaagttagcccttgactacaatctcacctgatggtaagtaatgatgcagtctaagatggaagcaggctaacttgttaggaggaggataaaaatccacaccccctttagcttctacacggcatcgtaccggaacgctaaatcgcttggcggtaccagacctggactaattaagaaaatctcaatctgcccagccggggatcgatcccaggacctccgttttgtaaatccaccgcgcataccactgcgccacggaggccgtcgactATAGGTACCTTTGCAAATACCTACGAACTAGTATCCATCTGAACCGACCATAGACATTAAAACATGAGAAATGTCGCGTTATATGCCATACTATGATGTAATATAATAGAGTTTGGCTGATGAatgtagagactgaaatcgcccgcaaataaaaacatataaactaataaaaaaaatcagtcattatttgttttaattattttgtttgtttgtgaatacattactacctatattataagtattaaactcagttactCCAATATTTGCAGtacaattttgagaatttactccgattttctTTTGTCGAAATTATAACactgaagtgtctgtctgtggtttcAAAATAagtgtgttttctcaagtgtttatatGTGTATTATTTACACGAAAACACAACACAAACGAGCTTTTTTCAAACTTTTGTCTATTGTTAACTGTCAATAAGTTCCAGTTGATGTTGCATTTctgaattaattttgtaaatgttttattaaatttgcttGTAACGAAACGAAATGAAAGAGAAActagtagaatatttttttttcatttggaaCATTGGCTTGTAATTGATAAGATAAGACTATAGATAAACTGAAGCTAGAAGCTTTCTGTCacattttatcaaataataattatttatgttacaaaTAGACGAGGGGCTGGGTGGAGTTGAGTGTGCATAATATGAGGACCGCCTTCTGTTCATatttttgaactcagaaaagtaTACACATTACGGGGAGTGTTCACTGTTCATTAATGAAAATGATATTTGTACTCCTTGGTAAGAAAACATATAAATACTGGCAGGCATAATTCAGATATCTGAACTAATAATAAAGCAGAAAGTTTCcgattatctttttttttgagTATAGTGTAATAAGTTTGATTCGTTTCGGAACGTGTTcgcgaaaatgaaaaaaattgaagTCCGCGCGGTAATTGCATGAACATTTTCAATACGGAGCCGATGAATCAAGACTTGCGGGAATCATTGTGTGTAAATGCTCTATTTTCTACAATTTTACAATTGAACGTTGGTGTGTTGAGTTTAAGCTAGGAAGAACTTCCACCAATGACGACTCACGCCTGGAAGTTGAAGAAAATATTCTATACGATCGGCGtgttactgtttattttatagctGATTAAGTAAAGATTTTCTTAGCGAGtgttcataatattatacacgACTATTACGCATGATACAAGCAAATCAAAGTTGCAATGGCTACCATTGAAGATTAGCATCTTCAATGGTAGCCATTGCAACTTTGGTTGGTTTGCTTTGCTTTGAATTGATGGAGCACCCACCGTATTCACAGGACCTCGCTGTTAGCGACTTTTAACTCTTTTTGCACCTTCAGAAATTTGATGATTATGACGCAGTGATTTTTTAAGTAATCAGGACGAAGACTTTTTTCAAAAAGGAAGTTTATGTTTAGAAAAAAAGGTTTTCTAAGTGTGTACTGCTAAAAGGTGActatgatgaaaaataaaatagcatttaataaaagatacctacataatttggatttttccgggagaTATGTTGGTCTATTCTTTTTTATGCTCCACTTCCTTCGATATCGAATATAAATGGaccgaaaaataacacaaaagttaataattctttaataatataataattattatctgcaTGTTCTGCTGAGTTGAAAACTGtgaacagaatgcggtcctcagATTATGCATAGTCAACTCCCTATGGCGCCTGCactaatattagtttattagaTAACGAATCCTTTACGGTAATTAAAGTATTGTAAGCGAGGTAATTTAATCTAAATGTCGTTGTTTATGTAATACTGTaggtaaatgttataaatataaaagtaaaattgatAGGATATATAAAATTCGTCAACAATATAGTCGCTCACAATTATTACCACCAGGATGCGAGTAGCTTTCCTTTTGTTGACCTTGGCGTTGGCTGTTACAGGTAATttgtaatttgataaaaaaaaaaaaaacaactcaacaaatattatatcaatatcaaCAAGTATTGTGaacttcattattttataattatttattatctgtccgtgtgaattttctttttattgtatCACGCAGATAtagttttcatttatattttctaatctTGAATATCCGGgaagtcaatttttttttgtaaaacaatgGGCTCGGAGTATGATAAATGCAATTatcattgatttgatgttaattatattagtatcTATGATACGTCAAAGGTAGTGAATATGCCGACAGAAAAActgtatttatacatacatacaacctATGTATACAAGTATGACTTTAATTGTAAGATTTACTTAAACAAATTTAATTCGTTTATGTCTATATCGATTCAACGgtaaaaaagaaatgaattgtttgtttttagCCAAACCTCGCGATGAAAGGATAGTGGGCGGAACGGTCACAACCATCGAGCAATGGCCAATGGGCGTAGCTATGCTTCAATCCTTGGTTGGACTTGCACATATGCAGACCTGTGGAGGCTCCATACTCAATAACAGATCTGTGCTCTCTGCCGCTCACTGTTTTGtgtaattgtgtttttttacaaacaccATCATTTATATTCAATACATGTGCGTATTCGACGTCGTACCTGCTTCCCATTTCTACCGCGATACCTATTGCAATACACTGGAAGGAGTTTCACCACGAGATCGTAGCCAATTCATCGAAAATTCGTTCTAAAATATCGCATTATTTGCAAAGGTTTtcttataaatatgttattaatatttatctaaataaatacttGTGACGAATATTCgtcacaaatattaaaaaatgtccttgacgttatttacttttaattattattttaggagatatcataattttaaaattactcgGGAACAAATGGGTAGCACGCGCACATGTGTGGTGATTGGATTGCGCTGGTCATCCGccggttatttttttgttattagcaAATTGTTTACGTTCCAGGCGTACGAGACCAATTCAGTGGCGCATGCGCATCGCTTCCACCAGGTCAAACTCTGGTGGTATCGTCCATGACACCGAGCGCATCATCAGCCACCCCAGCTTCGTCTCGCGCACCGCAGACAGCGATGTGGCCATCCTTCGCACCACCACGCGCATAGTGTTCAGCAACAGCGCTCGCGCGGGAGCCATCGCCGGCGCCAACTATAACCTGCCCGACAATTCTGTCGTTTGGGCTATCGGATGGGGAGTCACCTCTGTAAGTTTACTAATAGTCATTCACGGCTCATCTGAGGGGTAAAACATTGATCGTTTTACCCCTCAGATGACCCGTTAATGCCTTGTGAAGCGGATACGAATAGTCCAACTGGAGATTCCATTttttgaggaaggctataggttaaaTATAACACCACGCTACGAGCAATAGGAATCATACTTAAGTTCCCATTGTCCTTTATTTAACGATTGATCAGTTGTCTGGTTGCAGGAAGGAAGTATATTACCACCGGAGAGGCTGCGACAAGTACAGGTCTGGACTGTGAATCAAGCGATTTGCGCACAACGGTACGGTGCTAGAGGTCGTACCATCACTGCTAACATGCTGTGCTCCGGCTGGCTCGACGTCGGTGGTCGCGACCAGTGCCAGGGTGACTCCGGTGGCCCTCTTCTCCACAACAACGTGGTCGTGGGCGTTTGCTCGTTTGGCAACGGGTGCGCTAGGGCGCGCTACCCGGGTGTGAATGCTCGAGTGTCCCGCTTCGCTACATGGATCACGGCcaattcataattttaattaatcttgAATTGAAACCTTATTTTCATAACTTGAAATagtaatacaattatttaaatttaccttTTCTCAAACATGCTTGGAAATTTGAGCATTATTTTGACAACCTTCTTCGATATAAATCGAACTAGCTATACTGGTCGAGCAGCGGCAGACTATAGTTGTATGAAAATACAAATCTATCGTGTTTAGTggccaaataaattactatgtaaaatcatatttgtcgtgtaatttaaaaatggaacgatcTCCTACCCCGCAACATGGCAACCAAAGACGTAACTTatcaaaggtttaatttaaatttcgaactggCTTCCACATAGAAAGCtgtttagtgaaaaaaatactttggcgCGTAAAAAACTGTTGTTAATTAGTTGTTCGTCAACTTCGTTATGGattttaaaaaaggtaaaattaaCGAAATCATCTTATCCCGACCATCTACTTCCCatcaaaactttgaaattcagAATCACGCTGAAGATActagtataaaacaaattacacCCTCGTTAGAATTTTCATTGAATTTTAAGAATTGTaactgtattatttaaatttccattttccttttaaattattaaggttaatcgctaaaataaatacattttaaaatggatatttttgtttgattttgtaaattaattaatgctcaaattaacttgacagtacctaatcaattgtaaaaatactccacggattttttttacagttgatTACAATCAAGTTCATTTTTCGTAaatagcttcatcttgatgagatgttcaactttaatatttacaaaaattcttgattttggtagctaactaaTTATCAAATTTCTGAGCGACGAAACAATataatgtaccacacaatttgtaggtcattgtggctgttaagttgtgtatctatttattaagcaacagtaaaaaaacatttatttcttaaacaatatttattctggtagctaactgggttaccaggaaatgtaatttcttaacgtcggaacgagataatctAACTTTTGGcagttaagttaaattaaaacatttcttAAACATTTACTCTATGTCCAGTGATGCCACATCCAGATAGCGTACATCTATGTAGAAGCCGCCGCACAGTGCATGATTTTGTTATCATGGCACAAGACTACCCGCATGCGCGCTCACGTATAATTCATATTTTAAGATTGAAATAAGTTCTTTTTGAAACAATAAATGTGTTAAGTAACATAGTCAATATTATAGTTAACTATATAAGTCAATTAGATAAAGAAGCTATTTATTGTCAGTgagcttgttaaaaatataattattttgaacgGTGGTCATTTTGTTATTAGTGTACGTTATCGAAATTGGCCATTCCAAATGTAAATATTGATCTTTACGATTGAGTTTTCACGTTTTTCAActaaacatttacattttaagtAAAGCGTGTAACGACCCAcatccagtggcgtagcgtgcctgggggtgccctgtatcaaaattagttaggggcCCTGAATGAAGGGTAACGAATTctcctaaaaataaaatgctcgcttaaaataaatataacctaacctaatatGTATGATGTTTCAAACTTTTGGGTGCTCGTTTAACGGggaaaaaatggtttttttatac
This DNA window, taken from Bicyclus anynana chromosome 1, ilBicAnyn1.1, whole genome shotgun sequence, encodes the following:
- the LOC112044225 gene encoding trypsin CFT-1-like, with the translated sequence MRVAFLLLTLALAVTAKPRDERIVGGTVTTIEQWPMGVAMLQSLVGLAHMQTCGGSILNNRSVLSAAHCFVRTRPIQWRMRIASTRSNSGGIVHDTERIISHPSFVSRTADSDVAILRTTTRIVFSNSARAGAIAGANYNLPDNSVVWAIGWGVTSEGSILPPERLRQVQVWTVNQAICAQRYGARGRTITANMLCSGWLDVGGRDQCQGDSGGPLLHNNVVVGVCSFGNGCARARYPGVNARVSRFATWITANS